The Pontibacter pudoricolor genome contains a region encoding:
- a CDS encoding sigma-54-dependent transcriptional regulator has translation MILIIDDDTAVRASLGLMLKQNGFKTKEAANPREAVQLAELHSFQLVIMDMNFSIETTGHDGLELLGQFKKHNPKLPVILITGWGSISLAVEGMRLGAGDFITKPWSNEYLLQSIRTALSLSEQNYSSDEALTRKKLDQQYDFKSIVGQDPDLLRVLKKIGQIAATDASVLIEGESGTGKELIAEALHQNSARRNQPFIKVNLGGISASLFESEMFGHKRGAFTDAKGDRVGRFEMANKGTVFLDEIGELDMNSQVKLLRVLQDRTYEVLGDSRSRKLDIRVVCATNRNLEEMVAEGKFREDLFYRINLITVKLPSLRERAEDIPLLVQYFLNYLKKVYNRPGLTISKGALQWLREQPLPGNIRELKNLVERTVLVSDDDVLETEDFQGQTQRSAAKPGDKTLPAVGAMTLDEMEASMIRKSMDHYHNNISKVARALGLSRAALYRRLDKFNIPYESQD, from the coding sequence ATGATCCTGATCATAGACGACGATACAGCAGTGCGGGCTTCGCTGGGCCTGATGCTGAAACAGAACGGCTTTAAGACCAAAGAAGCAGCCAATCCACGGGAAGCGGTTCAGCTGGCGGAGCTGCATTCGTTTCAGTTGGTAATCATGGACATGAATTTCTCTATTGAGACAACCGGGCATGATGGTCTGGAGCTGCTGGGGCAATTTAAAAAGCATAACCCCAAGCTCCCGGTTATACTCATTACAGGCTGGGGTTCTATTAGTCTGGCAGTAGAAGGTATGCGCCTGGGCGCTGGCGATTTTATAACTAAACCCTGGAGCAACGAGTACCTCCTGCAATCAATCCGTACTGCGCTAAGTTTATCGGAACAGAACTATAGTTCGGACGAAGCCCTGACACGCAAGAAACTGGACCAGCAGTATGATTTCAAAAGCATAGTCGGACAGGACCCGGACCTGCTGCGAGTACTGAAAAAGATAGGCCAGATTGCGGCTACAGATGCATCGGTGCTGATAGAAGGAGAGAGCGGCACCGGTAAGGAACTGATTGCTGAAGCCTTACATCAGAACAGCGCCCGCCGCAACCAGCCGTTTATCAAAGTAAATTTAGGTGGTATCTCAGCCAGTTTGTTCGAGAGTGAGATGTTTGGCCACAAGCGCGGTGCTTTTACCGATGCCAAAGGCGACAGAGTGGGCCGTTTCGAGATGGCTAACAAGGGCACTGTTTTCCTGGATGAGATAGGAGAACTGGACATGAACAGCCAGGTAAAGCTGCTGCGCGTGCTGCAGGACAGAACGTATGAAGTGCTCGGCGACAGCCGTTCCCGGAAACTGGATATACGCGTAGTGTGCGCCACCAACCGCAACCTCGAAGAAATGGTGGCTGAAGGCAAATTCCGCGAAGACCTCTTTTACCGCATCAACCTGATTACTGTAAAGCTGCCTTCTTTGCGCGAGCGGGCCGAGGATATTCCGTTGCTGGTGCAATACTTCCTGAACTACCTGAAAAAAGTGTACAACCGCCCCGGGCTAACAATAAGTAAAGGTGCTTTGCAGTGGTTAAGAGAACAGCCGCTGCCGGGCAACATTCGCGAGCTGAAGAATCTGGTAGAGCGCACCGTACTTGTATCAGATGATGATGTGCTGGAGACAGAGGATTTCCAGGGGCAGACCCAGCGCAGTGCTGCCAAGCCGGGCGATAAAACACTGCCTGCCGTAGGCGCCATGACCCTGGACGAGATGGAAGCCAGCATGATCCGCAAGTCGATGGACCATTATCACAACAACATCAGTAAAGTGGCCCGTGCCCTTGGCCTGAGCCGTGCTGCGCTTTACCGCCGCCTCGATAAGTTTAACATCCCGTATGAGTCTCAGGACTAA